The following are encoded together in the Carassius auratus strain Wakin chromosome 34, ASM336829v1, whole genome shotgun sequence genome:
- the mxe gene encoding interferon-induced GTP-binding protein MxE encodes MSQCGSSNGKSSGLNQHYEEKVRPCIDLVDSLRSLGVEKDLNLPAIAVIGDQSSGKSSVLEALSGVALPRGTGIVTRCPLVLKLKKVTKANKWHGVISYKKQEKKLKDPAEIEDAVLNAQTVLAGKGEGISHDMITLEIQSSDVPDLTLIDLPGIARVATGNQPIDIEEQIKGLIEKFIKRQETISLVVVPANIDIATTEALRMASKVDPTGQRTLGILTKPDLVDKGMEETVVKTVNNQVIQLKKGYMIVRCRGQQDINDKLDLVQALEKERKFFNGNSHFRALLEDGKATIPRLAERLTKELVEHIAKTLPQLQKQLEMKLQKTSEELKMLGDGVPLDENEKSNFLIMKIRHFNDATEGVKRAEEDLKNSDTRVFSKIRWEFGRWKIALDSKAIKTEEILRDEVQEYVRTHRGKELPGFVSYRTFETIVKKHIELLEEPALKLLRDVKEIVHTCVNRVVYSHFNAFSHLLRAAKDPIEDFLEEQFQKAEEKIHSQFKMEKIVYSQDNLYSTQLETVKGKPTIGFGIKTPLFSADVQEMAYHLTSYLKITCDRLANQIPLIVQYHMLDQYISQLQNAMLAMIGGNNPGMLLREDSSVADKRKELKESLERLKSAGKILSKFVHSA; translated from the exons ATGTCTCAATGCGGTTCTTCAAATGGAAAAAGCAGTGGTCTGAACCAGCACTATGAAGAGAAGGTGCGTCCATGCATTGACCTAGTGGACTCTCTCAGGTCACTGGGTGTTGAAAAGGACTTGAACCTGCCAGCTATTGCTGTCATTGGTGACCAGAGCTCAGGAAAGAGTTCTGTGTTGGAAGCCCTTTCTGGCGTGGCCCTGCCTAGAGGAACAG GTATTGTGACACGATGTCCTTTGGTTTTGAAACTGAAGAAAGTTACAAAGGCCAATAAATGGCATGGAGTGATATCATATAAGAAAcaagaaaagaaactaaaagaCCCAGCGGAAATAGAAGATGCTGTCTTAAATG CTCAGACAGTATTGGCTGGAAAGGGTGAAGGGATCAGTCATGATATGATCACTCTGGAGATCCAGTCCAGTGATGTTCCTGACCTCACTCTCATCGACCTGCCAGGCATCGCTAGAGTTGCCACTGGAAACCAGCCAATAGACATTGAAGAACAA ATAAAAGGTCTAATTGAAAAGTTCATTAAAAGACAAGAGACCATCAGTTTGGTTGTGGTGCCTGCTAACATTGACATTGCCACCACTGAGGCACTGCGGATGGCATCCAAAGTCGATCCAACCGGACAAAGAACTCTGG GTATTCTGACTAAGCCAGACTTAGTGGACAAAGGGATGGAGGAGACGGTGGTCAAAACAGTCAATAATCAAGTAATACAACTGAAGAAGGGATACATGATCGTTAGGTGCAGAGGTCAACAAGACATCAATGACAAACTTGATCTGGTCCAAGCcctggaaaaagaaagaaagttttttAATGGAAATTCTCATTTCAG GGCTCTTCTTGAAGATGGAAAAGCTACAATACCCCGTCTTGCAGAAAGACTCACGAAAGAACTGGTTGAACACATTGCT AAAACACTGCCACAGCTGCAGAAACAACTTGAGATGAAATTACAGAAGACTTCTGAGGAACTTAAAATGCTAGGAGATGGAGTTCCTCTTGATGAAAATGAGAAGAGCAATTTTCTGATTatg AAAATTCGCCATTTCAATGATGCCACTGAAGGAGTAAAGAGAGCAGAAGAAGATCTGAAAAACTCAGACACAAGGGTCTTTTCCAAAATCAGATGGGAATTTGGAAGATGGAAAATTGCCCTGGATTCCAAAGCGATTAAGA CGGAGGAAATCCTCAGAGATGAGGTACAGGAGTATGTTAGGACTCATAGAGGAAAGGAGCTTCCTGGATTTGTGAGCTATAGAACCTTTGAGACCATTGTCAAGAAACACATTGAGTTGCTAGAGGAGCCTGCTTTGAAGCTGCTCAGAGATGTCAAAG AAATTGTTCACACCTGTGTGAACCGTGTAGTTTACTCTCATTTTAATGCCTTTTCTCACCTGCTGAGGGCTGCTAAAGATCCAATTGAAGATTTTCTCGAAGAGCAGTTTCAGAAAGCTGAGGAGAAAATACATTCTCAGTTTAAGATGGAGAAAATTGTTTACTCCCAAGACAACCTTTACAGTACCCAGCTAGAAACAGTAAAAGGGAAACCTACAATAGGTTTTGGGATAAAGACACCATTATTTAGTGCAGATGTTCAAGAGATGGCATACCATCTCACTTCCTATTTAAAG attACCTGTGACCGTCTGGCCAATCAAATTCCGCTGATAGTCCAGTACCACATGTTGGACCAATACATCTCTCAGCTTCAGAATGCAATGCTTGCCATGATTGGAGGGAACAATCCAGGAATGCTGCTCCGAGAGGATTCTAGTGTTGCGGATAAAAGGAAGGAACTGAAAGAGAGCCTGGAGCGCCTGAAGAGTGCAGGCAAAATCCTGTCCAAGTTTGTGCATTCTGCATAA